The Bos indicus x Bos taurus breed Angus x Brahman F1 hybrid chromosome 13, Bos_hybrid_MaternalHap_v2.0, whole genome shotgun sequence genome includes a region encoding these proteins:
- the IDH3B gene encoding isocitrate dehydrogenase [NAD] subunit beta, mitochondrial isoform X2: MAALSRVRWLTRALVAAPNPGAWRSLCTSTVAQASSRTQGEDVRVEGAFPVTMLPGDGVGPELMHAVKEVFKAASVPVEFQEHHLSEVQNMASEEKLEQVLSSMKENKVAIIGKIHTPMEYKGELASYDMRLRRKLDLFANVVHVKSLPGYKTRHNNLDLVIIREQTEGEYSSLEHESARGVIECLKIVTRTKSQRIAKFAFDYATKKGRGKVTAVHKANIMKLGDGLFLQCCEEVAELYPKIKFEKMIIDNCCMQLVQNPYQFDVLVMPNLYGNIIDNLAAGLVGGAGVVPGESYSAEYAVFETGARHPFAQAVGRNIANPTAMLLSASNMLRHLNLEHHSNMIAEAVKKVIKVGKVRTSDMGGYATCQDFTEAVIGALSNP, translated from the exons GGCGAGGACGTGAGGGTGGAGGGCGCCTTTCCCGTGACTATGCTGCCAGGAGACGGCGTGGGGCCTGAGCTGATGCACGCTGTCAAGGAGGTGTTCAAG GCTGCCTCTGTCCCAGTGGAGTTCCAGGAGCATCACCTGAGCGAGGTGCAGAATATGGCATCTGAGGAGAAGCTGGAGCAGGTGCTGAGTTCCATGAAGGAGAACAAAGTGGCCATCATTG GAAAGATCCACACCCCAATGGAGTATAAAGGGGAGCTAGCCTCCTATGATATGCGGCTGAG GCGGAAGTTGGACTTGTTTGCCAATGTGGTCCATGTGAAGTCACTTCCTGGGTACAAGACTCGACACAACAATCTAGATTTGGTGATTATTCGAGAGCAGACAGAAGGGGAGTACAGTTCTCTGGAACACGAG AGTGCGAGGGGTGTGATTGAGTGCTTGAAGATTGTCACTCGAACCAAATCACAGCGGATTGCAAAGTTCGCCTTTGACTATGCCACTAAGAAGGGGCGGGGCAAGGTCACGGCTGTCCACAAGGCCAATATCAT GAAACTGGGGGATGGGTTGTTCCTGCAGTGCTGTGAGGAAGTTGCTGAACTGTATCCCAAGATCAAGTTTGAGAAAATGATCATAGACAACTGCTGCATGCAG CTGGTGCAGAATCCTTACCAGTTTGACGTGCTGGTGATGCCCAATCTCTATGGGAACATTATTGACAATCTGGCTGCTGGCCTGGTTGGGGGAGCTGGTGTGGTCCCTGGTGAGAGCTACAGTGCAGAGTACGCAGTGTTTGAGACG GGTGCCCGGCATCCATTTGCCCAGGCAGTGGGCAGGAATATAGCCAACCCCACAGCTATGCTGCTGTCAGCTTCCAACATGCTGCGGCATCTCAA TCTCGAGCATCACTCCAACATGATTGCAGAGGCAGTGAAGAAGGTGATTAAAGTTGGCAAG GTTCGAACTTCTGACATGGGTGGTTATGCCACCTGCCAAGACTTCACTGAGGCTGTCATTGGTGCCCTGTCCAACCCATAG
- the IDH3B gene encoding isocitrate dehydrogenase [NAD] subunit beta, mitochondrial isoform X1: MAALSRVRWLTRALVAAPNPGAWRSLCTSTVAQASSRTQGEDVRVEGAFPVTMLPGDGVGPELMHAVKEVFKAASVPVEFQEHHLSEVQNMASEEKLEQVLSSMKENKVAIIGKIHTPMEYKGELASYDMRLRRKLDLFANVVHVKSLPGYKTRHNNLDLVIIREQTEGEYSSLEHESARGVIECLKIVTRTKSQRIAKFAFDYATKKGRGKVTAVHKANIMKLGDGLFLQCCEEVAELYPKIKFEKMIIDNCCMQLVQNPYQFDVLVMPNLYGNIIDNLAAGLVGGAGVVPGESYSAEYAVFETGARHPFAQAVGRNIANPTAMLLSASNMLRHLNLEHHSNMIAEAVKKVIKVGKVRTRDMGGYSTTTDFIKSVIGHLHPYGG; the protein is encoded by the exons GGCGAGGACGTGAGGGTGGAGGGCGCCTTTCCCGTGACTATGCTGCCAGGAGACGGCGTGGGGCCTGAGCTGATGCACGCTGTCAAGGAGGTGTTCAAG GCTGCCTCTGTCCCAGTGGAGTTCCAGGAGCATCACCTGAGCGAGGTGCAGAATATGGCATCTGAGGAGAAGCTGGAGCAGGTGCTGAGTTCCATGAAGGAGAACAAAGTGGCCATCATTG GAAAGATCCACACCCCAATGGAGTATAAAGGGGAGCTAGCCTCCTATGATATGCGGCTGAG GCGGAAGTTGGACTTGTTTGCCAATGTGGTCCATGTGAAGTCACTTCCTGGGTACAAGACTCGACACAACAATCTAGATTTGGTGATTATTCGAGAGCAGACAGAAGGGGAGTACAGTTCTCTGGAACACGAG AGTGCGAGGGGTGTGATTGAGTGCTTGAAGATTGTCACTCGAACCAAATCACAGCGGATTGCAAAGTTCGCCTTTGACTATGCCACTAAGAAGGGGCGGGGCAAGGTCACGGCTGTCCACAAGGCCAATATCAT GAAACTGGGGGATGGGTTGTTCCTGCAGTGCTGTGAGGAAGTTGCTGAACTGTATCCCAAGATCAAGTTTGAGAAAATGATCATAGACAACTGCTGCATGCAG CTGGTGCAGAATCCTTACCAGTTTGACGTGCTGGTGATGCCCAATCTCTATGGGAACATTATTGACAATCTGGCTGCTGGCCTGGTTGGGGGAGCTGGTGTGGTCCCTGGTGAGAGCTACAGTGCAGAGTACGCAGTGTTTGAGACG GGTGCCCGGCATCCATTTGCCCAGGCAGTGGGCAGGAATATAGCCAACCCCACAGCTATGCTGCTGTCAGCTTCCAACATGCTGCGGCATCTCAA TCTCGAGCATCACTCCAACATGATTGCAGAGGCAGTGAAGAAGGTGATTAAAGTTGGCAAG GTACGGACTCGAGACATGGGCGGCTACAGCACCACAACCGACTTCATCAAGTCTGTCATCGGCCACCTGCACCCCTATGGGGGCTAG
- the NOP56 gene encoding nucleolar protein 56 encodes MVLLHVLFEHAVGYALLALKEVEEISLLLPQVEECVLNLGKFHNIVRLVAFCPFSSSQVALENANAVSEGVVHEDLRLLLETHLPPKKKKVLLGVGDPKIGAAIQEELGYNCQTGGVIAEILRGVRLHFHNLVKGLTDLSACKAQLGLGHSYSRAKVKFNVNRVDNMIIQSISLLDQLDKDINTFSMRVREWYGYHFPELVKIINDNATYCRLAQFIGNRKELNEEKLEKLEELTMDAAKAKAILDASRSSMGMDISAIDLINIESFSSRVVSLSEYRQSLHTYLRSKMSQVAPSLSALIGEAVGARLIAHAGSLTNLAKYPASTVQILGAEKALFRALKTRGNTPKYGLIFHSTFIGRAAAKNKGRISRYLANKCSIASRIDCFSEVPTSVFGEKLREQVEERLSFYETGEIPRKNLDVMKEAMVQAEEAAAEITRKLEKQEKKRLKKEKKRLAAIALASSENSSAPEECEETSERPKKKKKQKPQEVLQENGMEDPSVSFSKPKKKKSFSKEELVSSDLEETAGTGSLPKRKKSFPKEEPVTDPDESENKRVPKKKRKLSPKEEPLSSGPEEAAASKSSGSKKKKKLRKLSQES; translated from the exons ATG GTGCTGCTGCACGTGCTTTTCGAGCACGCGGTCGGCTACGCGCTTCTGGCGCTGAAGGAGGTGGAGGAGATCAGCCTTCTGCTGCCGCAG GTGGAGGAGTGCGTGCTAAACCTGGGCAAATTCCACAACATCGTTCGTCTTGTGGCCTTCTGTCCCTTTTCCTCGTCCCAAGTTGCCTTGGAAAATGCCAACGCTGTGTCTGAAG GTGTTGTTCATGAGGACCTCCGCCTGCTCTTGGAGACTCACCTGCCacccaaaaagaagaaagtactTCTGGGAGTTGGGGACCCCAAGATAGGTGCGGCTATACAAGAGGAGTTAGGGTACAACTGCCAGACTGGAGGTGTCATAGCCGAGATCCTTCGAG GAGTTCGTCTGCACTTCCACAACCTGGTGAAAGGTCTGACCGATTTGTCTGCTTGTAAAGCCCAACTGGGGCTGGGACACAGCTATTCTCGTGCAAAAGTTAAGTTTAATGTGAACCGAGTGGACAACATGATTATCCAGTCTATTAGCCTCCTGGACCAGCTGGATAAGGATATCAATACCTTCTCCATGCGTGTCAG GGAGTGGTATGGGTATCACTTTCCTGAGCTGGTAAAGATCATCAATGACAATGCTACGTACTGCCGCCTTGCTCAGTTCATTGGAAACCGGAAGGAGCTTAATGAAGAAAAGTTGGAGAAGCTGGAGGAGCTGACAATGGATGCAGCCAAGGCTAAGGCTATTCTGGATGCCTCACGGTCTTCCATGG GCATGGACATATCAGCCATTGACTTGATAAACATCGAGAGCTTCTCCAGTCGTGTGGTGTCTTTGTCAGAGTACCGCCAAAGTCTACACACTTACTTGCGATCCAAGATGAGCCAAGTAGCCCCCAGCCTGTCTGCCCTGATTGGGGAAGCG GTAGGTGCACGTCTCATTGCTCACGCTGGCAGTCTCACCAATCTGGCCAAGTATCCAGCATCCACAGTGCAGATCCTTGGGGCTGAAAAGGCCCTGTTCAG AGCCTTGAAGACAAGGGGTAACACCCCAAAATACGGACTCATTTTCCACTCTACCTTCATTGGCCGAGCAGCTGCCAAGAACAAAGGTCGCATCTCCCGATACCTGGCAAACAAATGCAGTATTGCCTCACGAATCGATTGCTTCTCTG AGGTGCCCACCAGTGTTTTTGGGGAGAAGCTTCGAGAACAAGTTGAGGAGCGGCTGTCCTTCTATGAGACTGGAGAGATTCCCCGAAAGAATCTGGATGTCATGAAGGAGGCAATGGTTCAG GCAGAGGAAGCGGCTGCTGAGATTACTAGGAAGCTCGAGAAACAGGAGAAGAAACgcttgaagaaggaaaagaaaaggctggCTGCGATTGCCCTGGCTTCTTCAGAAAATAGCAGTGCCCCGGAGGAGTGTGAG gAGACAAGTGAAAgacccaaaaagaagaaaaagcaaaagcccCAGGAGGTTCTTCAGGAGAATGGAATGGAAGACCCTTCTGTGTCTTTTTCcaaacccaagaaaaagaaatctttttccaAGGAAGAGCTAGTTAGTAGTGATCTTGAAGAGACAGCTGGTACTGGAAGTCTTCCCAAGAGGAAGAAATCTTTTCCCAAAGAGGAACCAGTTACTGACCCTGATGAGTCAGAAAACAAGAGGGTCCCCAAGAAAAAGCGGAAATTGTCTCCCAAGGAGGAGCCACTCAGCAGCGGACCTGAAGAGGCTGCTGCCAGTAAGAGCAGTggctccaagaaaaagaaaaagctccgAAAGCTATCCCAGGAAAGTTAG